A genomic stretch from Achromobacter spanius includes:
- a CDS encoding SDR family oxidoreductase — MIESLNGKRVLITAGAQGIGLAIAQKFLASGAEVHICDVDAAACEAARSVNPRMTVSVTDVSSEAQVMAMFADLAARWGKLDALINNAGVSGPTSRLEDTPLDAWQNTLNVNLTGTFLCARSAVPLLRAAGGGAIVNISSVAGRLGFSLRSPYSASKFGLAGLTQTWAMELGPSNIRVNSVLPGVVSGDRVERIIAARAQAGGVSNDAMREQLVEKVSLRRMTRPEDIANQVAFLCSDEGAVISGQSISVCGNVEYLG, encoded by the coding sequence ATGATTGAATCCTTGAACGGCAAGCGCGTCCTGATCACGGCGGGCGCGCAGGGCATCGGCTTGGCCATCGCGCAGAAATTCCTGGCATCCGGCGCCGAAGTGCACATCTGCGACGTGGATGCGGCAGCCTGCGAAGCGGCACGCAGCGTGAACCCGCGTATGACGGTAAGCGTGACCGACGTCTCCAGCGAAGCGCAGGTAATGGCCATGTTCGCGGACCTGGCCGCGCGCTGGGGCAAGCTTGACGCTCTGATCAACAACGCGGGCGTGTCCGGCCCCACCAGCCGCTTGGAAGACACCCCGCTGGACGCCTGGCAAAACACGTTGAACGTGAATCTGACCGGCACTTTCCTGTGCGCGCGCAGCGCCGTGCCCTTGCTGCGGGCGGCCGGTGGCGGCGCCATCGTCAATATCTCATCGGTGGCGGGTCGTCTGGGCTTTTCGCTGCGCAGCCCCTACAGCGCCAGCAAGTTCGGCTTGGCGGGGCTGACGCAGACGTGGGCCATGGAACTGGGCCCGTCCAACATTCGCGTCAACTCCGTGCTGCCGGGCGTGGTGTCGGGCGATCGCGTCGAGCGCATCATTGCCGCCCGCGCGCAGGCAGGGGGCGTCAGCAACGATGCGATGCGCGAACAACTGGTCGAGAAAGTCTCGCTACGCCGCATGACGCGTCCCGAAGATATCGCGAACCAAGTGGCCTTCCTGTGTTCCGACGAAGGGGCGGTCATCAGCGGGCAGAGTATCTCGGTGTGTGGAAACGTGGAGTATCTGGGCTGA
- a CDS encoding 3-keto-5-aminohexanoate cleavage protein, translated as MAKRKVIVTIAPTGGMAFKTQNPHLPTQPAEIAEDVYRCYNAGASVVALHARRPDDQATCDAAIYRDMNQRIRERCDIVLNNSTGGGVHGDMVKETSPGTWEILWEERLKGMDAGAEMCTLDATTLNLAFGDREYLMNTPLSKARELAAGMKARGIKPEWEVFSPTHILQDATTLIEEGLDEEPHFINLVMNVHRNFQNAMPFSPRHLQMMVDLLPKNSIFCVSGIGPSQLEANISALLLGGHARVGLEDNLYYRHGELATNVQLTERIVRIIREMDMEPATPAEAREIMGLPLKSGLRPEFAV; from the coding sequence ATGGCCAAACGCAAAGTCATCGTAACCATCGCCCCAACCGGGGGCATGGCATTCAAGACCCAGAACCCGCACCTGCCGACGCAACCCGCTGAAATCGCCGAGGACGTCTACCGCTGCTACAACGCGGGCGCCAGCGTGGTGGCGCTGCACGCGCGCCGGCCGGACGACCAGGCCACGTGCGATGCCGCCATCTACCGCGACATGAACCAGCGCATCCGCGAACGTTGCGACATTGTGCTGAACAATTCCACCGGGGGCGGCGTGCATGGCGACATGGTGAAGGAAACGTCGCCCGGCACCTGGGAAATCTTGTGGGAAGAGCGGCTCAAGGGCATGGATGCCGGCGCCGAAATGTGCACGCTGGACGCCACCACGCTGAACCTGGCGTTTGGCGACCGCGAATACCTGATGAATACGCCGCTGAGCAAGGCGCGCGAACTGGCGGCCGGCATGAAGGCGCGCGGCATCAAGCCCGAGTGGGAGGTCTTCAGCCCCACGCACATCCTGCAAGACGCCACGACGCTGATCGAGGAAGGCCTGGACGAAGAGCCGCACTTCATCAACCTGGTCATGAACGTGCATCGGAATTTCCAGAACGCGATGCCGTTCTCGCCCCGGCATCTGCAAATGATGGTGGACCTGCTGCCGAAGAACAGCATTTTCTGCGTCAGCGGTATCGGCCCGTCGCAGCTTGAAGCCAACATCAGCGCGTTGCTGCTGGGTGGCCACGCGCGCGTGGGCCTGGAAGACAACCTGTATTACCGGCACGGCGAACTGGCCACCAATGTCCAACTGACCGAGCGCATTGTGCGCATCATCCGCGAAATGGACATGGAACCCGCCACACCCGCCGAGGCGCGCGAGATCATGGGCTTGCCCTTGAAAAGCGGACTCCGCCCCGAGTTCGCGGTCTGA
- a CDS encoding ABC transporter substrate-binding protein, which translates to MPRIKSGSALACAAAVSLLSASAAHAQISDDVIRIGFITDLSGVYSGPDGPGGAEAIKMAIEEMGGEINGKKIELLTADHQNKADIASAKAREWLDQRGLDMLIGGTNSSTALAMSKVAADKKKPIIVVGAGAPVLTNEQCTPYTLNYAYDTVALARGTGAAVVKAGGKSWYFLTADYAFGHALQADTTKVVEAGGGKVVGSVKHPLSANDFSSFLLQAQASKAEILALANAGADATNAIKAANEFGVTKTMKLAGMIMFINDIHAMGLPATQGLYLTDSWYWNASDATRAWSQKFFERRNAMPSSLQAADYSAALQYLRAVKALGTDDGDRVLAYLRENKLNDMYIKDGVVRPDGRVVHDMYLLQVKTPDESKAPWDYFKVLQTIDGNEAFTKKAESRCALWK; encoded by the coding sequence ATGCCACGCATCAAGTCCGGCAGCGCGCTCGCCTGCGCTGCCGCCGTGTCGCTGCTCAGTGCAAGCGCCGCGCACGCCCAGATTTCGGACGATGTCATCCGAATCGGCTTCATCACCGACCTGTCCGGCGTGTACTCCGGCCCCGACGGCCCGGGTGGAGCGGAAGCCATCAAGATGGCCATCGAGGAAATGGGCGGCGAGATCAACGGCAAGAAGATCGAGCTGTTGACGGCAGACCACCAGAACAAGGCGGATATCGCATCGGCCAAGGCGCGTGAATGGCTGGACCAGCGGGGCTTGGACATGCTGATCGGCGGCACCAATTCCAGCACCGCGCTGGCCATGTCCAAGGTGGCGGCCGACAAGAAGAAGCCCATTATCGTGGTGGGCGCGGGCGCACCCGTGCTGACCAACGAGCAATGCACGCCCTACACCTTGAACTATGCCTACGACACGGTTGCGCTGGCGCGCGGCACGGGCGCGGCGGTGGTCAAGGCGGGTGGTAAAAGCTGGTATTTCCTGACGGCCGATTACGCATTCGGCCACGCGCTGCAAGCGGATACGACGAAGGTGGTCGAGGCGGGCGGCGGCAAGGTCGTGGGATCGGTCAAGCATCCCTTGTCGGCCAACGATTTCTCGTCGTTCCTGTTGCAGGCGCAAGCCAGCAAGGCAGAGATTCTTGCCTTGGCCAACGCGGGCGCCGACGCCACCAACGCCATCAAGGCCGCCAATGAATTCGGCGTGACCAAGACGATGAAGCTGGCGGGCATGATCATGTTCATCAACGACATCCACGCCATGGGCTTGCCCGCCACGCAGGGCCTGTACCTGACCGATAGCTGGTACTGGAACGCATCCGATGCGACCCGCGCCTGGAGCCAGAAGTTCTTTGAACGCCGCAACGCCATGCCGTCGTCGCTGCAAGCGGCCGATTATTCCGCGGCGCTGCAATACCTGCGCGCTGTCAAGGCCCTGGGCACGGACGACGGTGATCGCGTGCTGGCATACCTGCGCGAGAACAAGCTGAATGACATGTACATCAAGGACGGCGTGGTGCGCCCGGATGGCCGCGTCGTGCACGACATGTACCTGTTGCAGGTGAAGACGCCGGACGAGTCCAAAGCGCCTTGGGACTACTTCAAGGTGCTGCAGACCATTGACGGCAACGAGGCCTTCACCAAGAAAGCCGAAAGCCGCTGCGCGCTGTGGAAGTGA
- a CDS encoding Crp/Fnr family transcriptional regulator, whose amino-acid sequence MRGPTASLGNQTRGPKRKPAACPVDRMLSVVPWYNGMPELERNLVRSELRTVPLATGEYLFRAGSKSLGWYGVVEGLVKWTSPGADGKSLSLAGFSIGSWFGEATMLRRARFEYEVIALRPSRIVILPRDTCERLWNHNIEFTKALTMHLAQRVNWLMASYTGNVLLDVDTTVARAVAAQFDAERHSDTQGRLKISQEEIASLCGVSRQRCNAALTRLARAGVLRTHYGGMTILDKDALYQRALIDDDSGDSPSMMRR is encoded by the coding sequence ATGCGTGGACCGACCGCCAGCCTAGGCAACCAGACCCGTGGCCCCAAGCGCAAGCCGGCCGCGTGCCCGGTGGACAGAATGTTGAGTGTTGTGCCCTGGTACAACGGCATGCCCGAGCTTGAGCGCAACCTGGTCCGCTCGGAACTGCGCACGGTGCCGCTGGCCACTGGCGAATACCTGTTTCGCGCGGGGTCCAAATCGCTGGGTTGGTATGGCGTGGTCGAAGGCCTGGTGAAATGGACCTCGCCCGGCGCGGACGGCAAGTCCCTGTCGTTGGCCGGCTTCAGCATCGGCAGCTGGTTCGGCGAAGCCACCATGCTGCGCCGCGCGCGCTTTGAGTATGAGGTGATTGCGCTACGCCCCAGCCGCATCGTCATCCTGCCGCGCGACACCTGCGAACGCCTGTGGAACCACAACATCGAATTCACCAAGGCGCTGACGATGCACCTGGCGCAGCGGGTCAACTGGCTGATGGCCAGCTACACCGGCAACGTGCTGCTGGACGTGGACACCACCGTCGCCCGCGCCGTGGCGGCGCAATTCGATGCCGAACGCCATTCGGACACGCAAGGCCGATTGAAAATATCCCAGGAAGAAATTGCCAGCTTGTGCGGGGTCTCCCGCCAGCGATGCAACGCCGCGCTGACCCGGCTGGCGCGCGCGGGGGTACTGCGAACGCACTACGGCGGCATGACGATTCTGGATAAGGACGCGCTGTATCAACGGGCGTTGATTGACGATGATTCGGGGGATTCGCCGAGTATGATGCGCCGCTGA
- a CDS encoding ribbon-helix-helix domain-containing protein, with translation MTVRLSGPLSDFVAANVGEHGDYENVSEYMRDLIRRDKERKEQDAFNRLKAELAHAFAAPEASYRPLTAADVIARNRG, from the coding sequence ATGACGGTACGCCTTAGCGGACCGCTCAGTGATTTCGTCGCCGCCAACGTGGGCGAGCATGGCGACTACGAAAACGTCAGCGAATACATGCGCGATCTGATCCGCCGCGACAAGGAACGCAAGGAACAGGACGCCTTCAACCGACTGAAGGCCGAGCTGGCCCACGCCTTCGCAGCCCCGGAGGCGTCGTACCGCCCTCTGACCGCAGCCGATGTGATCGCGCGCAACCGAGGCTGA
- a CDS encoding type II toxin-antitoxin system RelE/ParE family toxin → MANVLIQEAASWRLDEIYRYTRDRWGTDQADRYITGLFDAFEGIDTHRTSSKPLPAEFGIDGYFFRYERHFVYWRRLSNGDIGIVTLLHERMHQIDRFRDDFGL, encoded by the coding sequence GTGGCCAACGTACTGATCCAGGAAGCAGCCTCCTGGCGGCTTGACGAAATCTATCGCTACACGCGCGATCGTTGGGGTACGGATCAAGCCGATCGCTACATTACCGGCCTGTTCGATGCCTTCGAAGGCATCGATACCCACCGGACTTCATCCAAGCCCCTTCCCGCCGAGTTCGGCATCGACGGCTACTTCTTCCGCTACGAACGCCACTTCGTTTACTGGCGCCGGCTCTCGAACGGCGACATCGGCATCGTCACCCTACTGCACGAACGGATGCACCAGATCGACCGTTTTCGGGACGACTTTGGTTTATGA
- a CDS encoding molybdopterin-binding protein: MTTGFSRRKMLASLVSGASTLLLAGCDRVTQSESFGTVLRNTEKLTMAGQRLLLDRQSLAPEYSVADLSPVFRANGTQAPDSEEYNRLLENDFADWRLQVDGLVQQPLSLSLAQLKSLPSRTQITRHDCVEGWSAIGQWQGAPLGRILDLARLKPGARYVVLHCADELEVTFDGSGRYYESIDLLDAYHPQTILAYAMNGKDLPVAHGAPLRLRVERQLGYKQAKYLMRIEVVSSFDTLWGGRGGYWEDRGYEWYAGI, from the coding sequence ATGACAACAGGATTTTCCCGACGGAAAATGTTGGCCAGCCTGGTTTCTGGCGCCAGCACATTGTTGCTGGCTGGCTGTGACCGCGTGACGCAGAGCGAGTCGTTCGGTACCGTCTTGCGCAATACCGAAAAGCTGACGATGGCTGGTCAGCGATTGCTGCTGGACCGTCAATCGCTGGCCCCAGAATACAGCGTGGCCGACTTATCGCCCGTATTCCGCGCCAATGGTACCCAAGCACCTGACTCCGAGGAATATAACCGTCTGCTCGAAAATGACTTCGCCGATTGGCGGCTGCAGGTGGATGGGTTGGTGCAACAACCTCTCAGCCTGTCCCTCGCGCAACTGAAAAGTCTGCCGTCGCGCACGCAGATTACCCGGCACGATTGTGTCGAGGGGTGGAGTGCTATCGGGCAATGGCAGGGGGCCCCCCTCGGCCGGATATTGGATCTTGCACGATTGAAACCCGGAGCGCGATATGTCGTGCTTCACTGCGCGGATGAGCTAGAGGTTACGTTTGATGGCAGTGGCCGTTATTACGAAAGTATCGATCTGCTCGATGCCTATCATCCGCAGACGATTCTTGCGTATGCGATGAACGGAAAGGATCTGCCGGTTGCACATGGTGCGCCGCTGCGGCTGAGAGTCGAACGGCAGCTCGGCTACAAACAGGCGAAATACCTGATGCGCATCGAAGTCGTTTCGTCGTTCGACACGTTATGGGGCGGTCGAGGCGGCTACTGGGAAGATCGTGGTTATGAGTGGTACGCAGGTATTTGA
- a CDS encoding cytochrome b/b6 domain-containing protein translates to MNITNSTSIRVADSPTRRHRIRRHSVTVRITHWINVLCFSIMLLSGLQIFNAHPRLYWGQYGADTEHALLEIGSQQRDDGTHGFLRIGALRIETTGILGVSNVDGADTARAFPAWLTIPSYYDLGAARNWHFLFAWLLVINGLLYLVHGLWRNHIRGELLPDRDQLTPRHLWREIVDHARLRFAKGDEARRYNALQKLTYLMVALVLLPLMVLTGLTMSPGIDAAFPFLPDWFGGRQSARTLHFITASSLVLFVIVHVLMVVLSGFWNNIRSMITGRYDIDHSGHES, encoded by the coding sequence ATGAATATCACTAATTCAACCTCTATCCGTGTTGCGGATAGTCCAACGCGCCGTCATCGCATCCGGCGTCATTCTGTGACCGTGCGCATTACGCATTGGATCAACGTGCTGTGCTTTTCAATCATGTTGCTCAGCGGATTGCAGATTTTCAATGCGCACCCCCGACTCTACTGGGGTCAGTATGGTGCCGATACCGAACATGCGCTGCTGGAGATTGGTTCACAGCAACGTGACGATGGCACGCACGGATTCCTTCGCATTGGTGCGCTTCGTATCGAGACAACCGGCATTCTCGGCGTCTCTAACGTAGACGGTGCCGATACGGCACGAGCATTTCCTGCCTGGCTGACCATTCCGTCCTATTACGATCTGGGCGCAGCCAGGAACTGGCATTTCCTGTTTGCCTGGCTGCTGGTGATCAATGGTCTGCTGTATCTAGTACACGGACTCTGGCGAAATCATATTCGCGGGGAACTGTTGCCGGATCGGGATCAGCTGACGCCGCGGCACCTATGGCGAGAAATCGTGGATCATGCACGCCTGCGTTTCGCCAAAGGCGACGAAGCACGGCGATATAACGCCCTGCAAAAACTCACTTATCTGATGGTCGCGCTGGTACTACTGCCCCTCATGGTGTTGACGGGGTTGACTATGTCGCCCGGTATTGACGCGGCCTTTCCGTTTTTACCCGATTGGTTCGGGGGCCGGCAGTCGGCACGTACCTTGCATTTCATCACGGCATCATCGCTGGTGCTGTTTGTCATTGTGCATGTACTCATGGTCGTGTTGTCTGGTTTTTGGAACAACATACGATCGATGATCACCGGACGCTATGACATCGATCACTCAGGACATGAATCATGA
- the trmB gene encoding tRNA (guanosine(46)-N7)-methyltransferase TrmB — MKPNNPANSSADTPATPSVNTSDTPADSSASAPATAPVSAETQAALASTAHAPNSPGATHIRSFVHRRGHITQGQLAALERLMGEWSIPYAPRRLDPAAAFGRQAPTVLEIGFGMGETTEKIALARPEDNFLGVEVFNAGVGSLLRRIEDSKISNLRIIQHDAVEVVRDMIAPDSLAGVHVYFPDPWPKKRHHKRRLLQPAFVSLLASRIAPGGYIHCATDWEDYAVQMLEVLGGEPLLANTADGYAPRPDYRPLTKFETRGLRLGHGVWDLIFKRVA, encoded by the coding sequence ATGAAACCCAACAACCCCGCGAACTCCTCCGCGGACACCCCCGCGACGCCTTCCGTGAACACCTCCGACACCCCCGCCGACTCCTCCGCTTCGGCGCCTGCCACCGCCCCCGTTTCCGCCGAAACCCAGGCGGCCTTGGCAAGCACGGCCCACGCGCCGAACAGCCCTGGCGCCACGCACATCCGCAGCTTCGTGCATCGCCGTGGCCATATCACCCAGGGCCAGTTGGCTGCGTTGGAACGTCTGATGGGCGAATGGTCCATTCCGTACGCGCCCCGCCGCCTGGATCCCGCCGCTGCATTTGGCCGTCAAGCGCCGACGGTGCTGGAGATTGGCTTTGGCATGGGCGAGACCACCGAGAAAATCGCGCTGGCGCGTCCCGAAGACAATTTCCTGGGCGTGGAAGTATTCAATGCCGGTGTCGGATCGTTGCTGCGCCGCATTGAAGATTCCAAGATCTCGAACCTGCGCATCATTCAGCACGACGCCGTGGAAGTCGTGCGCGACATGATTGCGCCGGACTCGCTGGCCGGCGTGCACGTGTACTTTCCGGATCCGTGGCCCAAGAAGCGCCACCACAAGCGCCGCCTGCTGCAGCCGGCGTTCGTGTCGCTGTTGGCCAGCCGCATCGCGCCGGGTGGCTATATCCACTGCGCCACCGACTGGGAAGACTACGCCGTACAAATGCTGGAAGTGCTTGGCGGCGAACCGCTGCTGGCCAACACGGCGGACGGCTACGCGCCCCGCCCCGATTACCGCCCCCTGACCAAATTCGAGACACGCGGTCTGCGCCTGGGCCACGGCGTCTGGGACCTGATCTTCAAGCGAGTCGCCTAA
- the pip gene encoding prolyl aminopeptidase: MLYPPIEPYRHGMLDTGDGHQIYWEMSGNPNGKPAVFLHGGPGSGCSPVHRQLFDPQRYNVLLFDQRGCGRSKPHASLDNNTTWHLVSDIERLRTEIMGAEKWLVFGGSWGSTLALAYAETHPTHTSELVLRGIFGLRRAEIQWFYQEGASWLFPDRWEEYLAPIPEAERGDLVAAYHKRLTGDDAAEQLRAAKAWSKWEDSTITLLPSPRHQQSHAADRAALAFARIENHYFVNAGFMEEGQLIRDAHKLRGIPGTIVQGRYDVCTPARTAWDLHRAWPEADFHLVPDAGHAFDEPGTLARLLAATDAYAKQ; encoded by the coding sequence ATGCTCTATCCGCCGATCGAACCCTACCGCCACGGAATGCTGGATACCGGAGACGGCCACCAGATCTATTGGGAAATGTCGGGCAATCCGAACGGCAAGCCCGCCGTGTTCCTGCATGGCGGGCCGGGCAGCGGTTGTTCGCCCGTGCATCGCCAGCTGTTCGATCCGCAGCGCTACAACGTGCTGTTGTTCGATCAACGCGGTTGCGGCCGATCCAAGCCGCACGCCAGCCTGGACAACAACACGACCTGGCATCTGGTGTCCGACATCGAGCGCCTGCGCACCGAGATCATGGGCGCGGAAAAGTGGTTGGTGTTTGGCGGTTCGTGGGGGTCGACCCTGGCGCTGGCCTATGCGGAAACGCATCCGACGCATACCAGTGAATTGGTGTTGCGCGGCATCTTCGGCCTGCGCCGCGCGGAAATCCAATGGTTCTACCAGGAAGGCGCGTCGTGGCTGTTTCCGGACCGTTGGGAAGAATACCTGGCGCCCATTCCGGAAGCCGAACGTGGCGACCTGGTGGCGGCGTATCACAAGCGCCTGACGGGCGATGACGCGGCCGAGCAACTGCGCGCGGCCAAGGCCTGGAGCAAGTGGGAAGACAGCACCATCACCTTGCTGCCCAGCCCGCGCCACCAGCAAAGCCACGCCGCTGACCGCGCCGCGCTGGCGTTTGCGCGCATCGAGAACCACTACTTCGTGAACGCGGGTTTCATGGAAGAAGGCCAGTTGATTCGCGACGCGCACAAGCTGCGCGGCATTCCGGGCACCATCGTGCAGGGCCGCTACGACGTCTGCACGCCGGCCCGCACGGCCTGGGACCTGCATCGCGCCTGGCCGGAAGCGGATTTTCATCTGGTTCCCGACGCGGGCCACGCCTTTGATGAACCCGGCACGCTGGCGCGCCTGCTCGCCGCGACCGACGCTTACGCAAAACAGTGA
- the thiS gene encoding sulfur carrier protein ThiS: MHITLNGDAREFPLDTTVIELLQTLGYAGKRVAVERNGEIVPKSQHEQTTLTDGDQVEIVVAVGGG, encoded by the coding sequence ATGCACATCACCCTGAATGGCGACGCGCGCGAGTTTCCCTTGGACACCACCGTCATTGAACTGCTGCAAACACTGGGCTACGCCGGCAAGCGCGTAGCGGTGGAACGCAATGGCGAGATCGTGCCCAAGAGCCAGCACGAACAGACCACGCTCACCGATGGCGACCAGGTCGAAATCGTGGTGGCGGTGGGCGGCGGCTGA
- the lysM gene encoding peptidoglycan-binding protein LysM, protein MGLLNFIKDVGEKLFGASEAKAATADELKKELDKHGLNADGLQISVEGDKVTVAGEALSTEDAEKISLALGNTVGVAAVDNQLKVKQATPEAKMYTVQKGDNLWKIAEAQYGKGQGAKNTLIFEANKPMLTSPDKIYPGQVLRIPPAA, encoded by the coding sequence ATGGGTCTGCTCAATTTCATCAAGGACGTAGGCGAAAAGCTCTTCGGCGCCAGCGAGGCCAAAGCCGCGACAGCGGACGAGTTGAAGAAAGAGTTGGATAAGCACGGCCTGAATGCGGATGGCCTGCAAATCTCGGTGGAGGGCGACAAGGTCACGGTGGCTGGCGAGGCGCTCAGCACGGAAGACGCCGAGAAAATCTCGCTGGCGCTAGGCAATACCGTGGGCGTGGCGGCGGTGGACAACCAGTTGAAGGTGAAGCAGGCCACGCCCGAAGCCAAGATGTATACGGTGCAAAAGGGCGACAACCTGTGGAAGATTGCCGAAGCGCAGTATGGCAAGGGCCAGGGCGCGAAGAACACGCTGATCTTCGAGGCCAACAAGCCGATGCTGACGAGCCCGGACAAGATCTACCCGGGCCAGGTGCTGCGCATTCCGCCGGCGGCGTAA